The following coding sequences lie in one Spinacia oleracea cultivar Varoflay chromosome 1, BTI_SOV_V1, whole genome shotgun sequence genomic window:
- the LOC110799173 gene encoding xyloglucan endotransglucosylase protein 1, which yields MGVSLIMGHEFKLVMLVALMVSSTYVYGVGNFNNDFESTFGGERVKISGPGNSDLALTLDKYSGSGFRSKRDYLYGRLDMQMKFVDDNSAGTVTTLYLTSDQSTGRHDEIDFEFLGNVSGQPYTIHTNVFSQGQGSREQQFHLWFDPSKAFHTYSIVWNPKLIMFLVDETPLRVYRNYENHGIISFPKNQPQKIHASLWNADDWATQGGLVKTDWSKAPFTAYYRNFNIDTSPNGQWRNHDLNANSRRRLRWVQKNYMVYNYCTDWKRFSQSFPPECKHAKFN from the exons ATGGGAGTTTCACTAATAATGGGGCATGAGTTTAAACTTGTTATGTTGGTTGCTCTTATGGTGAGCTCAACTTATGTGTATGGTGTAGGCAACTTCAATAACGATTTTGAATCCACATTTGGTGGAGAAAGGGTCAAGATTTCCGGACCGGGTAACTCGGATTTGGCACTTACCTTAGACAAATATTCTGGATCTGGTTTCCGCTCTAAGAGAGATTACTTATATGGGAGGTTAGATATGCAGATGAAATTTGTTGACGATAACTCTGCTGGCACTGTTACCACTCTTTAT TTGACATCTGATCAAAGCACGGGAAGACACGACGAGATCGATTTCGAGTTCTTGGGAAATGTGTCCGGGCAGCCTTACACCATCCACACCAATGTGTTTAGCCAAGGGCAAGGCAGCAGGGAGCAGCAGTTCCACCTTTGGTTTGACCCATCCAAGGCCTTCCATACCTATTCCATTGTTTGGAACCCAAAACTCATCAT GTTCTTAGTAGACGAAACACCATTAAGAGTTTACCGAAACTACGAGAATCATGGAATCATATCCTTCCCAAAGAATCAACCCCAAAAGATCCACGCTAGCCTTTGGAACGCCGACGATTGGGCAACACAAGGTGGATTAGTGAAGACAGATTGGTCTAAGGCTCCGTTCACGGCCTACTACCGTAACTTCAACATCGATACCTCGCCTAATGGACAGTGGCGTAACCATGATCTTAATGCAAACAGTAGGAGGAGATTGAGATGGGTTCAGAAGAACTATATGGTTTACAACTATTGTACCGATTGGAAACGATTTTCTCAAAGTTTCCCTCCGGAGTGCAAGCATGCCAAGTTCAAttaa